From a region of the Falco peregrinus isolate bFalPer1 chromosome 5, bFalPer1.pri, whole genome shotgun sequence genome:
- the LOC101914767 gene encoding mucosa-associated lymphoid tissue lymphoma translocation protein 1-like isoform X2 — MGDWSMPIGSLGEEVVARLCELLDNASRGWRKLAEVAGAEKRFKCSMEELEMCSLKVLEPRGSPTQCLLQLLAERECTLKYLLGCLEKMGHTQACQVLSSAVQSMIRITVQPELQVVTEGTRLSLTCWATGPPGLVYQWFCGRQEVPGATAPELVIDTAAAPGQPRWYICRVNCGATFAFSRWTHVQMQKSSSPSSASGYCPTMAGLQILRQPRPCHLAEGDTLVLECRAIGNPPPQYQWFRNRRPVEGAQAPQLQVKLVTTAERGSYSCRVFNLFHEVWSQEVDVEIGPRLFASGGSWQEGDGGSLEHGSPGQLYATDKVALLIGNMHYLHHKQLKAPMVDVHALGALLRQLDFKVVSLLDLCKAEMQMAVNEFLLLLDKGVYGLLYYAGHGYENFGNSFMVPIDAPSSYTSAHCLCVQRVLRSMQQRHTGLNIFLLDMCRKRNLNDDIIPQVGALQVTANIVFGYATCADAEAYELSQGELSNGIFVTFLKRWLMEDEKITVLLDKVAEDMGTLEITRGRQALELRSNLSERRALTDPICPPGQDESSARNLQWAKAHELPESRHLRFDCGVTVQLGFAAEFSNIMIIYTRVVAAPEDIAKCEAKLTDIPEELDVDLKCINKESPEEVGSPLAPTWSLGCPSCCLYSRLCGLQKLRELAFTVCLQYRYRGMEDFVEERRTVSVGKPLIAKLNLWLVASPASPGSPLSTSPPESWGAAGSSWVNTPEENLSPDVPGSHAL, encoded by the exons ATGGGGGACTGGAGCATGCCCATCGGCTCGCTGGGCGAGGAGGTGGTGGCCCGACTCTGCGAGCTCCTGGATAATGCCAGCCGGGGCTGGCGCAAGCTGGCTGAAGTGGCCGGGGCAGAGAAACGCTTCAAGTGCAG TATGGAGGAGCTGGAGATGTGCTCGCTGAAGGTGTTGGAGCCCCGCGGCAGCCCCACGCAgtgcctcctgcagctcctggccgAGCGTGAGTGCACCCTCAAGTacctgctgggctgcctggagAAGATGGGGCACACGCAGGCCTGCCAGGTCCTCAGCAGCGCCG TCCAGAGCATGATCCGCATCACAGTGCAGCCAGAGTTGCAGGTGGTGACGGAGGGGACGCGCCTGTCCCTGACCTGCTGGGCGACCGGCCCGCCGGGGCTGGTGTACCAGTGGTTCTGCGGGAGGCAGGAG GTGCCTGGAGCCACGGCGCCGGAGCTGGTGATCGACAcagccgccgcgccgggccaGCCCCGGTGGTACATCTGCCGTGTGAACTGCGGGGCCACCTTCGCCTTCTCCAGGTGGACCCATGTCCAgatgcagaagagcagcagccccagttCAG CCAGCGGTTACTGCCCAACCATGGCAGGGCTGCAGATCCTGCGGCAACCACGGCCGTGTCACCTGGCTGAGGGGGACACGCTGGTGCTGGAGTGCAGAGCCATCGGCAACCCCCCGCCCCAGTACCAGTGGTTCAGGAACCGGCGCCCCGTGGAGGGTGCGCAGGCACCCCAGCTCCAG GTGAAGCTGGTGACGACGGCCGAGCGGGGCAGCTACTCCTGCCGCGTGTTCAACCTCTTCCACGAGGTGTGGAGCCAAGAAGTGGACGTGGAGATCG GCCCACGGCTCTTTGCCTCtggaggctcctggcaggaggggGATGGAG GCTCCCTGGAGCACGGCAGCCCCGGCCAGCTATATG CCACCGACAAAGTGGCGCTGCTGATCGGCAACATGCACTACCTGCACCACAAGCAGCTGAAGGCACCCATGGTGGACGTGCACGCCCTCGGCGCCCTCCTCCGCCAGCTCGACTTCAAGGTGGTCTCGCTGCTGGATCTGTGCAAGGCAGAGATGCAGATGGCTGTCAACgagttcctcctcctcctcgaCAAGGGTGTCTACG GTTTGCTCTACTATGCTGGGCATGGCTATGAAAATTTTGGCAACAGCTTCATGGTGCCCATTGATGCGCCCAGCTCCTACACCTCGGCCCACTGCCTGTGCGTGCAGCGGGTGCTGCGGAGCATGCAGCAGCGCCACACCGGCCTCAACATCTTCCTGCTCGACATGTGCCGCAAGAG GAACCTCAACGACGACATCATCCCGCAGGTCGGGGCGCTGCAGGTCACGGCAAACATCGTCTTCGGCTATGCCAC gTGCGCAGATGCCGAAGCCTACGAGCTGAGCCAGGGCGAGCTCTCCAATGGCATTTTCGTCACCTTCCTCAAGCGCTGGTTGATGGAGGACGAGAAgatcactgtgctgctggacaAGGTGGCTGAAG ACATGGGCACGCTGGAGATCACGCGGGGCCGGCAGGCGCTGGAGCTCCGCAGCAACCTCTCGGAGAGACGAGCTCTGACGGACCCCATCTGTCCCCCGGGCCAGGATGAGTCCTCCGCTAGGAACCTGCAGTGGGCCAAGGCTCACG agctgccagAGAGCCGCCACCTCCGCTTTGACTGCGGCGTCACCGTCCAGCTGGGCTTCGCCGCCGAGTTCTCCAACATCATGATCATCTACACCCGCGTGGTGGCCGCCCCCGAGGACATCGCCAAGTGCGAGGCCAAGCTCACCGACATACCCGAG GAGCTGGATGTGGACCTGAAGTGCATCAACAAGGAGAGCCCGGAGGAGGTGGGCAGCCCGCTGGCGCCCACCTGGAGCCTCGGCtgcccctcctgctgcctctaCAGCCGGCTCTGCGGCTTGCAGAAACTGCGG GAGCTGGCCTTCACCGTCTGCCTGCAGTACCGCTACCGTGGCATGGAGGACTTCGTGGAGGAGAGGCGGACGGTGAGCGTGGGGAAACCGCTCATCGCCAAGCTCAACCTGTGGCTGGTGGCTTCCCCGGCATCGCCCGGCAGCCCCCTCTCCACCTCTCCCCCCGAGAgctggggggcggcggggagctCCTGGGTCAACACCCCCGAGGAGAACCTGAGCCCTGATGTCCCCGGATCCCATGCGCTGTAG
- the LOC101914767 gene encoding mucosa-associated lymphoid tissue lymphoma translocation protein 1-like isoform X4, with translation MEELEMCSLKVLEPRGSPTQCLLQLLAERECTLKYLLGCLEKMGHTQACQVLSSAVQSMIRITVQPELQVVTEGTRLSLTCWATGPPGLVYQWFCGRQEVPGATAPELVIDTAAAPGQPRWYICRVNCGATFAFSRWTHVQMQKSSSPSSASGYCPTMAGLQILRQPRPCHLAEGDTLVLECRAIGNPPPQYQWFRNRRPVEGAQAPQLQVKLVTTAERGSYSCRVFNLFHEVWSQEVDVEIGPRLFASGGSWQEGDGGSLEHGSPGQLYATDKVALLIGNMHYLHHKQLKAPMVDVHALGALLRQLDFKVVSLLDLCKAEMQMAVNEFLLLLDKGVYGLLYYAGHGYENFGNSFMVPIDAPSSYTSAHCLCVQRVLRSMQQRHTGLNIFLLDMCRKRNLNDDIIPQVGALQVTANIVFGYATCADAEAYELSQGELSNGIFVTFLKRWLMEDEKITVLLDKVAEDMGTLEITRGRQALELRSNLSERRALTDPICPPGQDESSARNLQWAKAHELPESRHLRFDCGVTVQLGFAAEFSNIMIIYTRVVAAPEDIAKCEAKLTDIPEELDVDLKCINKESPEEVGSPLAPTWSLGCPSCCLYSRLCGLQKLRQELAFTVCLQYRYRGMEDFVEERRTVSVGKPLIAKLNLWLVASPASPGSPLSTSPPESWGAAGSSWVNTPEENLSPDVPGSHAL, from the exons ATGGAGGAGCTGGAGATGTGCTCGCTGAAGGTGTTGGAGCCCCGCGGCAGCCCCACGCAgtgcctcctgcagctcctggccgAGCGTGAGTGCACCCTCAAGTacctgctgggctgcctggagAAGATGGGGCACACGCAGGCCTGCCAGGTCCTCAGCAGCGCCG TCCAGAGCATGATCCGCATCACAGTGCAGCCAGAGTTGCAGGTGGTGACGGAGGGGACGCGCCTGTCCCTGACCTGCTGGGCGACCGGCCCGCCGGGGCTGGTGTACCAGTGGTTCTGCGGGAGGCAGGAG GTGCCTGGAGCCACGGCGCCGGAGCTGGTGATCGACAcagccgccgcgccgggccaGCCCCGGTGGTACATCTGCCGTGTGAACTGCGGGGCCACCTTCGCCTTCTCCAGGTGGACCCATGTCCAgatgcagaagagcagcagccccagttCAG CCAGCGGTTACTGCCCAACCATGGCAGGGCTGCAGATCCTGCGGCAACCACGGCCGTGTCACCTGGCTGAGGGGGACACGCTGGTGCTGGAGTGCAGAGCCATCGGCAACCCCCCGCCCCAGTACCAGTGGTTCAGGAACCGGCGCCCCGTGGAGGGTGCGCAGGCACCCCAGCTCCAG GTGAAGCTGGTGACGACGGCCGAGCGGGGCAGCTACTCCTGCCGCGTGTTCAACCTCTTCCACGAGGTGTGGAGCCAAGAAGTGGACGTGGAGATCG GCCCACGGCTCTTTGCCTCtggaggctcctggcaggaggggGATGGAG GCTCCCTGGAGCACGGCAGCCCCGGCCAGCTATATG CCACCGACAAAGTGGCGCTGCTGATCGGCAACATGCACTACCTGCACCACAAGCAGCTGAAGGCACCCATGGTGGACGTGCACGCCCTCGGCGCCCTCCTCCGCCAGCTCGACTTCAAGGTGGTCTCGCTGCTGGATCTGTGCAAGGCAGAGATGCAGATGGCTGTCAACgagttcctcctcctcctcgaCAAGGGTGTCTACG GTTTGCTCTACTATGCTGGGCATGGCTATGAAAATTTTGGCAACAGCTTCATGGTGCCCATTGATGCGCCCAGCTCCTACACCTCGGCCCACTGCCTGTGCGTGCAGCGGGTGCTGCGGAGCATGCAGCAGCGCCACACCGGCCTCAACATCTTCCTGCTCGACATGTGCCGCAAGAG GAACCTCAACGACGACATCATCCCGCAGGTCGGGGCGCTGCAGGTCACGGCAAACATCGTCTTCGGCTATGCCAC gTGCGCAGATGCCGAAGCCTACGAGCTGAGCCAGGGCGAGCTCTCCAATGGCATTTTCGTCACCTTCCTCAAGCGCTGGTTGATGGAGGACGAGAAgatcactgtgctgctggacaAGGTGGCTGAAG ACATGGGCACGCTGGAGATCACGCGGGGCCGGCAGGCGCTGGAGCTCCGCAGCAACCTCTCGGAGAGACGAGCTCTGACGGACCCCATCTGTCCCCCGGGCCAGGATGAGTCCTCCGCTAGGAACCTGCAGTGGGCCAAGGCTCACG agctgccagAGAGCCGCCACCTCCGCTTTGACTGCGGCGTCACCGTCCAGCTGGGCTTCGCCGCCGAGTTCTCCAACATCATGATCATCTACACCCGCGTGGTGGCCGCCCCCGAGGACATCGCCAAGTGCGAGGCCAAGCTCACCGACATACCCGAG GAGCTGGATGTGGACCTGAAGTGCATCAACAAGGAGAGCCCGGAGGAGGTGGGCAGCCCGCTGGCGCCCACCTGGAGCCTCGGCtgcccctcctgctgcctctaCAGCCGGCTCTGCGGCTTGCAGAAACTGCGG CAGGAGCTGGCCTTCACCGTCTGCCTGCAGTACCGCTACCGTGGCATGGAGGACTTCGTGGAGGAGAGGCGGACGGTGAGCGTGGGGAAACCGCTCATCGCCAAGCTCAACCTGTGGCTGGTGGCTTCCCCGGCATCGCCCGGCAGCCCCCTCTCCACCTCTCCCCCCGAGAgctggggggcggcggggagctCCTGGGTCAACACCCCCGAGGAGAACCTGAGCCCTGATGTCCCCGGATCCCATGCGCTGTAG
- the LOC101914767 gene encoding mucosa-associated lymphoid tissue lymphoma translocation protein 1-like isoform X3: protein MGDWSMPIGSLGEEVVARLCELLDNASRGWRKLAEVAGAEKRFKCSMEELEMCSLKVLEPRGSPTQCLLQLLAERECTLKYLLGCLEKMGHTQACQVLSSAVQSMIRITVQPELQVVTEGTRLSLTCWATGPPGLVYQWFCGRQEVPGATAPELVIDTAAAPGQPRWYICRVNCGATFAFSRWTHVQMQKSSSPSSASGYCPTMAGLQILRQPRPCHLAEGDTLVLECRAIGNPPPQYQWFRNRRPVEGAQAPQLQVKLVTTAERGSYSCRVFNLFHEVWSQEVDVEIGPRLFASGGSWQEGDGGSLEHGSPGQLYATDKVALLIGNMHYLHHKQLKAPMVDVHALGALLRQLDFKVVSLLDLCKAEMQMAVNEFLLLLDKGVYGLLYYAGHGYENFGNSFMVPIDAPSSYTSAHCLCVQRVLRSMQQRHTGLNIFLLDMCRKRNLNDDIIPQVGALQVTANIVFGYATCADAEAYELSQGELSNGIFVTFLKRWLMEDEKITVLLDKVAEDMGTLEITRGRQALELRSNLSERRALTDPICPPGQDESSARNLQWAKAHELPESRHLRFDCGVTVQLGFAAEFSNIMIIYTRVVAAPEDIAKCEAKLTDIPEELDVDLKCINKESPEEVGSPLAPTWSLGCPSCCLYSRLCGLQKLRYRYRGMEDFVEERRTVSVGKPLIAKLNLWLVASPASPGSPLSTSPPESWGAAGSSWVNTPEENLSPDVPGSHAL from the exons ATGGGGGACTGGAGCATGCCCATCGGCTCGCTGGGCGAGGAGGTGGTGGCCCGACTCTGCGAGCTCCTGGATAATGCCAGCCGGGGCTGGCGCAAGCTGGCTGAAGTGGCCGGGGCAGAGAAACGCTTCAAGTGCAG TATGGAGGAGCTGGAGATGTGCTCGCTGAAGGTGTTGGAGCCCCGCGGCAGCCCCACGCAgtgcctcctgcagctcctggccgAGCGTGAGTGCACCCTCAAGTacctgctgggctgcctggagAAGATGGGGCACACGCAGGCCTGCCAGGTCCTCAGCAGCGCCG TCCAGAGCATGATCCGCATCACAGTGCAGCCAGAGTTGCAGGTGGTGACGGAGGGGACGCGCCTGTCCCTGACCTGCTGGGCGACCGGCCCGCCGGGGCTGGTGTACCAGTGGTTCTGCGGGAGGCAGGAG GTGCCTGGAGCCACGGCGCCGGAGCTGGTGATCGACAcagccgccgcgccgggccaGCCCCGGTGGTACATCTGCCGTGTGAACTGCGGGGCCACCTTCGCCTTCTCCAGGTGGACCCATGTCCAgatgcagaagagcagcagccccagttCAG CCAGCGGTTACTGCCCAACCATGGCAGGGCTGCAGATCCTGCGGCAACCACGGCCGTGTCACCTGGCTGAGGGGGACACGCTGGTGCTGGAGTGCAGAGCCATCGGCAACCCCCCGCCCCAGTACCAGTGGTTCAGGAACCGGCGCCCCGTGGAGGGTGCGCAGGCACCCCAGCTCCAG GTGAAGCTGGTGACGACGGCCGAGCGGGGCAGCTACTCCTGCCGCGTGTTCAACCTCTTCCACGAGGTGTGGAGCCAAGAAGTGGACGTGGAGATCG GCCCACGGCTCTTTGCCTCtggaggctcctggcaggaggggGATGGAG GCTCCCTGGAGCACGGCAGCCCCGGCCAGCTATATG CCACCGACAAAGTGGCGCTGCTGATCGGCAACATGCACTACCTGCACCACAAGCAGCTGAAGGCACCCATGGTGGACGTGCACGCCCTCGGCGCCCTCCTCCGCCAGCTCGACTTCAAGGTGGTCTCGCTGCTGGATCTGTGCAAGGCAGAGATGCAGATGGCTGTCAACgagttcctcctcctcctcgaCAAGGGTGTCTACG GTTTGCTCTACTATGCTGGGCATGGCTATGAAAATTTTGGCAACAGCTTCATGGTGCCCATTGATGCGCCCAGCTCCTACACCTCGGCCCACTGCCTGTGCGTGCAGCGGGTGCTGCGGAGCATGCAGCAGCGCCACACCGGCCTCAACATCTTCCTGCTCGACATGTGCCGCAAGAG GAACCTCAACGACGACATCATCCCGCAGGTCGGGGCGCTGCAGGTCACGGCAAACATCGTCTTCGGCTATGCCAC gTGCGCAGATGCCGAAGCCTACGAGCTGAGCCAGGGCGAGCTCTCCAATGGCATTTTCGTCACCTTCCTCAAGCGCTGGTTGATGGAGGACGAGAAgatcactgtgctgctggacaAGGTGGCTGAAG ACATGGGCACGCTGGAGATCACGCGGGGCCGGCAGGCGCTGGAGCTCCGCAGCAACCTCTCGGAGAGACGAGCTCTGACGGACCCCATCTGTCCCCCGGGCCAGGATGAGTCCTCCGCTAGGAACCTGCAGTGGGCCAAGGCTCACG agctgccagAGAGCCGCCACCTCCGCTTTGACTGCGGCGTCACCGTCCAGCTGGGCTTCGCCGCCGAGTTCTCCAACATCATGATCATCTACACCCGCGTGGTGGCCGCCCCCGAGGACATCGCCAAGTGCGAGGCCAAGCTCACCGACATACCCGAG GAGCTGGATGTGGACCTGAAGTGCATCAACAAGGAGAGCCCGGAGGAGGTGGGCAGCCCGCTGGCGCCCACCTGGAGCCTCGGCtgcccctcctgctgcctctaCAGCCGGCTCTGCGGCTTGCAGAAACTGCGG TACCGCTACCGTGGCATGGAGGACTTCGTGGAGGAGAGGCGGACGGTGAGCGTGGGGAAACCGCTCATCGCCAAGCTCAACCTGTGGCTGGTGGCTTCCCCGGCATCGCCCGGCAGCCCCCTCTCCACCTCTCCCCCCGAGAgctggggggcggcggggagctCCTGGGTCAACACCCCCGAGGAGAACCTGAGCCCTGATGTCCCCGGATCCCATGCGCTGTAG
- the LOC101914767 gene encoding mucosa-associated lymphoid tissue lymphoma translocation protein 1-like isoform X5, giving the protein MIRITVQPELQVVTEGTRLSLTCWATGPPGLVYQWFCGRQEVPGATAPELVIDTAAAPGQPRWYICRVNCGATFAFSRWTHVQMQKSSSPSSASGYCPTMAGLQILRQPRPCHLAEGDTLVLECRAIGNPPPQYQWFRNRRPVEGAQAPQLQVKLVTTAERGSYSCRVFNLFHEVWSQEVDVEIGPRLFASGGSWQEGDGGSLEHGSPGQLYATDKVALLIGNMHYLHHKQLKAPMVDVHALGALLRQLDFKVVSLLDLCKAEMQMAVNEFLLLLDKGVYGLLYYAGHGYENFGNSFMVPIDAPSSYTSAHCLCVQRVLRSMQQRHTGLNIFLLDMCRKRNLNDDIIPQVGALQVTANIVFGYATCADAEAYELSQGELSNGIFVTFLKRWLMEDEKITVLLDKVAEDMGTLEITRGRQALELRSNLSERRALTDPICPPGQDESSARNLQWAKAHELPESRHLRFDCGVTVQLGFAAEFSNIMIIYTRVVAAPEDIAKCEAKLTDIPEELDVDLKCINKESPEEVGSPLAPTWSLGCPSCCLYSRLCGLQKLRQELAFTVCLQYRYRGMEDFVEERRTVSVGKPLIAKLNLWLVASPASPGSPLSTSPPESWGAAGSSWVNTPEENLSPDVPGSHAL; this is encoded by the exons ATGATCCGCATCACAGTGCAGCCAGAGTTGCAGGTGGTGACGGAGGGGACGCGCCTGTCCCTGACCTGCTGGGCGACCGGCCCGCCGGGGCTGGTGTACCAGTGGTTCTGCGGGAGGCAGGAG GTGCCTGGAGCCACGGCGCCGGAGCTGGTGATCGACAcagccgccgcgccgggccaGCCCCGGTGGTACATCTGCCGTGTGAACTGCGGGGCCACCTTCGCCTTCTCCAGGTGGACCCATGTCCAgatgcagaagagcagcagccccagttCAG CCAGCGGTTACTGCCCAACCATGGCAGGGCTGCAGATCCTGCGGCAACCACGGCCGTGTCACCTGGCTGAGGGGGACACGCTGGTGCTGGAGTGCAGAGCCATCGGCAACCCCCCGCCCCAGTACCAGTGGTTCAGGAACCGGCGCCCCGTGGAGGGTGCGCAGGCACCCCAGCTCCAG GTGAAGCTGGTGACGACGGCCGAGCGGGGCAGCTACTCCTGCCGCGTGTTCAACCTCTTCCACGAGGTGTGGAGCCAAGAAGTGGACGTGGAGATCG GCCCACGGCTCTTTGCCTCtggaggctcctggcaggaggggGATGGAG GCTCCCTGGAGCACGGCAGCCCCGGCCAGCTATATG CCACCGACAAAGTGGCGCTGCTGATCGGCAACATGCACTACCTGCACCACAAGCAGCTGAAGGCACCCATGGTGGACGTGCACGCCCTCGGCGCCCTCCTCCGCCAGCTCGACTTCAAGGTGGTCTCGCTGCTGGATCTGTGCAAGGCAGAGATGCAGATGGCTGTCAACgagttcctcctcctcctcgaCAAGGGTGTCTACG GTTTGCTCTACTATGCTGGGCATGGCTATGAAAATTTTGGCAACAGCTTCATGGTGCCCATTGATGCGCCCAGCTCCTACACCTCGGCCCACTGCCTGTGCGTGCAGCGGGTGCTGCGGAGCATGCAGCAGCGCCACACCGGCCTCAACATCTTCCTGCTCGACATGTGCCGCAAGAG GAACCTCAACGACGACATCATCCCGCAGGTCGGGGCGCTGCAGGTCACGGCAAACATCGTCTTCGGCTATGCCAC gTGCGCAGATGCCGAAGCCTACGAGCTGAGCCAGGGCGAGCTCTCCAATGGCATTTTCGTCACCTTCCTCAAGCGCTGGTTGATGGAGGACGAGAAgatcactgtgctgctggacaAGGTGGCTGAAG ACATGGGCACGCTGGAGATCACGCGGGGCCGGCAGGCGCTGGAGCTCCGCAGCAACCTCTCGGAGAGACGAGCTCTGACGGACCCCATCTGTCCCCCGGGCCAGGATGAGTCCTCCGCTAGGAACCTGCAGTGGGCCAAGGCTCACG agctgccagAGAGCCGCCACCTCCGCTTTGACTGCGGCGTCACCGTCCAGCTGGGCTTCGCCGCCGAGTTCTCCAACATCATGATCATCTACACCCGCGTGGTGGCCGCCCCCGAGGACATCGCCAAGTGCGAGGCCAAGCTCACCGACATACCCGAG GAGCTGGATGTGGACCTGAAGTGCATCAACAAGGAGAGCCCGGAGGAGGTGGGCAGCCCGCTGGCGCCCACCTGGAGCCTCGGCtgcccctcctgctgcctctaCAGCCGGCTCTGCGGCTTGCAGAAACTGCGG CAGGAGCTGGCCTTCACCGTCTGCCTGCAGTACCGCTACCGTGGCATGGAGGACTTCGTGGAGGAGAGGCGGACGGTGAGCGTGGGGAAACCGCTCATCGCCAAGCTCAACCTGTGGCTGGTGGCTTCCCCGGCATCGCCCGGCAGCCCCCTCTCCACCTCTCCCCCCGAGAgctggggggcggcggggagctCCTGGGTCAACACCCCCGAGGAGAACCTGAGCCCTGATGTCCCCGGATCCCATGCGCTGTAG
- the LOC101914767 gene encoding mucosa-associated lymphoid tissue lymphoma translocation protein 1-like isoform X1, whose amino-acid sequence MGDWSMPIGSLGEEVVARLCELLDNASRGWRKLAEVAGAEKRFKCSMEELEMCSLKVLEPRGSPTQCLLQLLAERECTLKYLLGCLEKMGHTQACQVLSSAVQSMIRITVQPELQVVTEGTRLSLTCWATGPPGLVYQWFCGRQEVPGATAPELVIDTAAAPGQPRWYICRVNCGATFAFSRWTHVQMQKSSSPSSASGYCPTMAGLQILRQPRPCHLAEGDTLVLECRAIGNPPPQYQWFRNRRPVEGAQAPQLQVKLVTTAERGSYSCRVFNLFHEVWSQEVDVEIGPRLFASGGSWQEGDGGSLEHGSPGQLYATDKVALLIGNMHYLHHKQLKAPMVDVHALGALLRQLDFKVVSLLDLCKAEMQMAVNEFLLLLDKGVYGLLYYAGHGYENFGNSFMVPIDAPSSYTSAHCLCVQRVLRSMQQRHTGLNIFLLDMCRKRNLNDDIIPQVGALQVTANIVFGYATCADAEAYELSQGELSNGIFVTFLKRWLMEDEKITVLLDKVAEDMGTLEITRGRQALELRSNLSERRALTDPICPPGQDESSARNLQWAKAHELPESRHLRFDCGVTVQLGFAAEFSNIMIIYTRVVAAPEDIAKCEAKLTDIPEELDVDLKCINKESPEEVGSPLAPTWSLGCPSCCLYSRLCGLQKLRQELAFTVCLQYRYRGMEDFVEERRTVSVGKPLIAKLNLWLVASPASPGSPLSTSPPESWGAAGSSWVNTPEENLSPDVPGSHAL is encoded by the exons ATGGGGGACTGGAGCATGCCCATCGGCTCGCTGGGCGAGGAGGTGGTGGCCCGACTCTGCGAGCTCCTGGATAATGCCAGCCGGGGCTGGCGCAAGCTGGCTGAAGTGGCCGGGGCAGAGAAACGCTTCAAGTGCAG TATGGAGGAGCTGGAGATGTGCTCGCTGAAGGTGTTGGAGCCCCGCGGCAGCCCCACGCAgtgcctcctgcagctcctggccgAGCGTGAGTGCACCCTCAAGTacctgctgggctgcctggagAAGATGGGGCACACGCAGGCCTGCCAGGTCCTCAGCAGCGCCG TCCAGAGCATGATCCGCATCACAGTGCAGCCAGAGTTGCAGGTGGTGACGGAGGGGACGCGCCTGTCCCTGACCTGCTGGGCGACCGGCCCGCCGGGGCTGGTGTACCAGTGGTTCTGCGGGAGGCAGGAG GTGCCTGGAGCCACGGCGCCGGAGCTGGTGATCGACAcagccgccgcgccgggccaGCCCCGGTGGTACATCTGCCGTGTGAACTGCGGGGCCACCTTCGCCTTCTCCAGGTGGACCCATGTCCAgatgcagaagagcagcagccccagttCAG CCAGCGGTTACTGCCCAACCATGGCAGGGCTGCAGATCCTGCGGCAACCACGGCCGTGTCACCTGGCTGAGGGGGACACGCTGGTGCTGGAGTGCAGAGCCATCGGCAACCCCCCGCCCCAGTACCAGTGGTTCAGGAACCGGCGCCCCGTGGAGGGTGCGCAGGCACCCCAGCTCCAG GTGAAGCTGGTGACGACGGCCGAGCGGGGCAGCTACTCCTGCCGCGTGTTCAACCTCTTCCACGAGGTGTGGAGCCAAGAAGTGGACGTGGAGATCG GCCCACGGCTCTTTGCCTCtggaggctcctggcaggaggggGATGGAG GCTCCCTGGAGCACGGCAGCCCCGGCCAGCTATATG CCACCGACAAAGTGGCGCTGCTGATCGGCAACATGCACTACCTGCACCACAAGCAGCTGAAGGCACCCATGGTGGACGTGCACGCCCTCGGCGCCCTCCTCCGCCAGCTCGACTTCAAGGTGGTCTCGCTGCTGGATCTGTGCAAGGCAGAGATGCAGATGGCTGTCAACgagttcctcctcctcctcgaCAAGGGTGTCTACG GTTTGCTCTACTATGCTGGGCATGGCTATGAAAATTTTGGCAACAGCTTCATGGTGCCCATTGATGCGCCCAGCTCCTACACCTCGGCCCACTGCCTGTGCGTGCAGCGGGTGCTGCGGAGCATGCAGCAGCGCCACACCGGCCTCAACATCTTCCTGCTCGACATGTGCCGCAAGAG GAACCTCAACGACGACATCATCCCGCAGGTCGGGGCGCTGCAGGTCACGGCAAACATCGTCTTCGGCTATGCCAC gTGCGCAGATGCCGAAGCCTACGAGCTGAGCCAGGGCGAGCTCTCCAATGGCATTTTCGTCACCTTCCTCAAGCGCTGGTTGATGGAGGACGAGAAgatcactgtgctgctggacaAGGTGGCTGAAG ACATGGGCACGCTGGAGATCACGCGGGGCCGGCAGGCGCTGGAGCTCCGCAGCAACCTCTCGGAGAGACGAGCTCTGACGGACCCCATCTGTCCCCCGGGCCAGGATGAGTCCTCCGCTAGGAACCTGCAGTGGGCCAAGGCTCACG agctgccagAGAGCCGCCACCTCCGCTTTGACTGCGGCGTCACCGTCCAGCTGGGCTTCGCCGCCGAGTTCTCCAACATCATGATCATCTACACCCGCGTGGTGGCCGCCCCCGAGGACATCGCCAAGTGCGAGGCCAAGCTCACCGACATACCCGAG GAGCTGGATGTGGACCTGAAGTGCATCAACAAGGAGAGCCCGGAGGAGGTGGGCAGCCCGCTGGCGCCCACCTGGAGCCTCGGCtgcccctcctgctgcctctaCAGCCGGCTCTGCGGCTTGCAGAAACTGCGG CAGGAGCTGGCCTTCACCGTCTGCCTGCAGTACCGCTACCGTGGCATGGAGGACTTCGTGGAGGAGAGGCGGACGGTGAGCGTGGGGAAACCGCTCATCGCCAAGCTCAACCTGTGGCTGGTGGCTTCCCCGGCATCGCCCGGCAGCCCCCTCTCCACCTCTCCCCCCGAGAgctggggggcggcggggagctCCTGGGTCAACACCCCCGAGGAGAACCTGAGCCCTGATGTCCCCGGATCCCATGCGCTGTAG